One stretch of Janibacter limosus DNA includes these proteins:
- a CDS encoding bifunctional folylpolyglutamate synthase/dihydrofolate synthase → MSPAPDAAQRQATADLELRKRMRQVEDNILARAPEHDLEPSLDRIRAVMDLLGEPQRTFPVIHVTGTNGKTSTARIIESILRESGLKTGRFTSPHLQDIRERITIGGELITREAFLDAWADIAPFVDAVDTRSASEDGPRMTYFEVLVALAYAAFADAPIDIAIVEVGMGGSWDATNVVEADVAVITPVGIDHQHFLGSSIEEITTEKSGIIHPDAIAVSAPQEPEVMAILRERADEVGAQLKVEGLDFGVLERDVAVGGQVVSLRGLAGDHPDLLLNLHGAHQASNAALAVAAVEAFLGGGEQPLAEEVLSAGLAAATSPGRLEIVRRSPTVIVDAAHNPHGAAVLAEALKDSFTFTHLVGVVSIFKDKDVVGILEALEPALDEVVVTRSTSPRAMRPDRLGEIAAEVFGDHRVTVVDELPDALDRAAQLADDGGVAGGVVATGSIVTVGEVRLLLGVTDVEAPAPRPVQVPLEAEE, encoded by the coding sequence ATGAGTCCCGCCCCCGATGCCGCCCAGCGCCAGGCCACCGCCGATCTCGAGCTGCGCAAGCGGATGCGCCAGGTCGAGGACAACATCCTCGCGCGCGCCCCCGAGCACGACCTCGAGCCCAGCCTCGACCGCATCCGTGCGGTCATGGACCTGCTCGGCGAGCCCCAGCGCACCTTCCCGGTCATCCACGTGACCGGGACCAACGGCAAGACGTCCACGGCGCGGATCATCGAGTCGATCCTGCGTGAGTCGGGCCTGAAGACAGGGCGGTTCACCTCACCGCACCTGCAGGACATCCGCGAGCGGATCACCATCGGCGGCGAGCTGATCACCCGCGAGGCCTTCCTCGACGCGTGGGCGGACATCGCCCCCTTCGTCGACGCGGTCGACACCCGCTCGGCGTCCGAGGACGGCCCGAGGATGACCTACTTCGAGGTGCTCGTCGCGCTCGCCTACGCGGCCTTCGCCGACGCCCCCATCGACATCGCGATCGTCGAGGTCGGCATGGGCGGCTCATGGGACGCGACCAATGTCGTCGAGGCGGACGTCGCCGTCATCACGCCGGTCGGCATCGACCACCAGCACTTCCTCGGCAGCTCGATCGAGGAGATCACCACCGAGAAGTCGGGGATCATCCACCCCGACGCCATCGCCGTGAGCGCCCCGCAGGAGCCCGAGGTCATGGCGATCCTGCGCGAGCGGGCCGACGAGGTCGGGGCGCAGCTCAAGGTCGAGGGGCTCGACTTCGGCGTCCTCGAGCGCGATGTGGCCGTCGGCGGTCAGGTGGTCTCCCTGCGGGGCCTCGCCGGCGACCACCCCGACCTGCTGCTCAACCTCCACGGCGCCCACCAGGCGAGCAATGCCGCGCTCGCCGTCGCGGCCGTCGAGGCCTTCCTCGGCGGGGGAGAGCAGCCGCTCGCGGAGGAGGTCCTCTCGGCCGGCCTGGCCGCGGCCACCTCGCCGGGGCGTCTCGAGATCGTCCGCCGCAGCCCGACCGTCATCGTCGACGCGGCGCACAACCCGCACGGTGCGGCCGTCCTCGCCGAGGCGCTCAAGGACTCCTTCACCTTCACCCACCTCGTGGGCGTCGTCTCGATCTTCAAGGACAAGGACGTCGTCGGGATCCTCGAGGCCCTCGAGCCGGCGCTCGACGAGGTCGTCGTCACCCGCTCGACGTCGCCCCGCGCGATGCGGCCGGACCGCCTCGGTGAGATCGCCGCGGAGGTCTTCGGCGACCACCGCGTCACCGTCGTCGACGAGCTGCCCGACGCGCTCGACCGGGCGGCCCAGCTGGCCGACGACGGGGGCGTCGCCGGTGGCGTCGTCGCGACCGGCTCGATCGTCACCGTCGGCGAGGTGCGGCTGCTCCTCGGGGTGACGGACGTCGAGGCACCCGCGCCGCGACCGGTCCAGGTGCCGCTCGAGGCGGAGGAGTAG
- a CDS encoding DUF4233 domain-containing protein has product MTPDQQPRPQGKFMWRMLATVLGGQALVIFFGALTSRGLDPEQPAVVGGLTPFVLLCGLAVLAIVAAGLMRRPFGPALGWIVQLLSILSGFFVTMMFVVGVVFALLYFYCQRIGRRVDREQAARAVTQQES; this is encoded by the coding sequence GTGACTCCCGACCAGCAGCCGCGCCCGCAGGGCAAGTTCATGTGGCGCATGCTCGCCACCGTCCTCGGCGGCCAGGCGCTCGTCATCTTCTTCGGCGCCCTGACCAGCCGCGGCCTCGACCCGGAGCAGCCGGCCGTGGTCGGGGGGCTGACCCCCTTCGTCCTGCTCTGCGGGCTCGCGGTGCTCGCGATCGTCGCCGCCGGGCTCATGCGCCGCCCCTTCGGCCCGGCGCTTGGATGGATCGTCCAGCTGTTGTCCATCCTCTCCGGATTTTTCGTGACGATGATGTTCGTCGTGGGCGTGGTCTTCGCGCTCCTGTACTTCTACTGCCAGCGCATCGGCCGTCGTGTCGACCGCGAGCAGGCCGCCCGTGCCGTGACCCAGCAGGAGAGCTGA
- a CDS encoding rod shape-determining protein produces the protein MTGVGRARGARPWLGRDLAIDLGTANTLIHQQGRGVVLDEPSVVALSVETGELVAAGTRAKEMLGRTPGALRAVRPLRAGVINEPDATEQMLRWFTDRVGISSVFRPRVVVCIPSDITGVERRAVEEAALRVGARRVYLVEEPMVAAIGAGLPVTDTEASMVVDIGGGSTDVAVIALGGIVASRSTRTAGDAVDDAIAEHVRRNLSLLLGERSAEHIKVEVGSAFPLAREVTTRVRGRDLVTGLPKTVDVGSAEIRRAISRPVGEIVVLVRDVLDRCPPELAGDVLERGITLTGGGALLRGLDARLRHELGVPVRVAEAPLRAVVRGAGRCVDDFAALQPVLVDGHRF, from the coding sequence ATGACAGGGGTCGGCAGGGCGCGGGGCGCCCGACCGTGGCTGGGTCGGGACCTGGCGATCGACCTGGGCACGGCCAACACCCTGATCCACCAGCAGGGGCGGGGCGTCGTCCTCGACGAGCCGAGCGTGGTCGCGCTGAGCGTCGAGACGGGTGAGCTCGTGGCCGCGGGTACGCGTGCCAAGGAGATGCTCGGGCGCACCCCGGGTGCGCTGCGGGCGGTGCGCCCCTTGCGGGCCGGGGTCATCAACGAGCCCGACGCCACCGAGCAGATGCTGCGGTGGTTCACCGACCGGGTCGGGATCTCGAGCGTCTTCCGTCCCCGGGTCGTCGTGTGCATCCCGAGCGACATCACGGGTGTCGAGCGGCGCGCGGTCGAGGAGGCCGCCCTGCGGGTCGGTGCCCGCCGGGTCTACCTCGTCGAGGAGCCGATGGTCGCGGCCATCGGCGCCGGCCTGCCCGTGACGGACACCGAGGCATCGATGGTCGTCGACATCGGCGGCGGCTCGACGGATGTCGCCGTCATCGCCCTCGGTGGCATCGTCGCCTCGCGCAGCACCCGCACGGCCGGTGACGCCGTCGACGACGCGATCGCCGAGCACGTGCGGCGCAACCTCTCCCTGCTGCTGGGGGAGCGCAGCGCCGAGCACATCAAGGTCGAGGTGGGGTCCGCGTTCCCGCTCGCCCGCGAGGTGACCACACGCGTGCGCGGTCGTGACCTCGTCACCGGCCTGCCCAAGACCGTCGACGTCGGCTCGGCCGAGATCCGTCGGGCCATCTCGCGACCCGTCGGGGAGATCGTCGTCCTCGTGCGGGACGTCCTCGACCGCTGCCCGCCCGAGCTGGCCGGCGACGTCCTCGAGCGGGGCATCACCCTCACCGGTGGCGGCGCGCTGCTGCGCGGCCTCGACGCGCGGCTGCGGCACGAGCTCGGGGTCCCGGTGCGCGTGGCCGAGGCACCCCTGCGCGCCGTGGTGCGCGGCGCCGGCCGCTGCGTCGACGACTTCGCCGCGCTGCAGCCGGTCCTGGTCGACGGGCACCGGTTCTGA
- a CDS encoding undecaprenyl-diphosphate phosphatase translates to MDFITAVILGLVQGLTEFLPVSSSAHVSIVGRLLGQQDPGAAFTAITQLGTEAAVVIYFWRDITTIIRKWFLSLAGKVAKNDPDVRMGWLVIIGTIPIGLLGVLFQDTIETSLRSLWITATMLLVFALVILAAERFGKQDRELSDLTWKHGIFYGLWQALALIPGVSRSGGTIAGGLFMGYSRESAARYSFLLAIPAVIASGGLQVVKIAGGEGTGETGWGPIIVATVIAFVVGYAVIAWFMKYITTHTFTPFMIYRILLALGLFALLGTGTIAA, encoded by the coding sequence TTGGACTTCATCACCGCCGTGATTCTCGGACTCGTCCAGGGGCTCACCGAGTTTCTTCCTGTGAGCTCCAGCGCTCACGTCTCGATCGTGGGGCGCCTTCTGGGGCAACAGGACCCGGGTGCGGCCTTCACCGCGATCACCCAGCTGGGGACCGAAGCTGCCGTCGTCATCTACTTCTGGCGCGACATCACGACGATCATCCGCAAGTGGTTCCTCTCGCTCGCCGGCAAGGTCGCCAAGAACGACCCCGACGTGCGCATGGGGTGGCTCGTCATCATCGGCACCATTCCCATCGGCCTGCTCGGCGTCCTCTTCCAGGACACCATCGAGACCTCGCTGCGCAGTCTGTGGATCACCGCGACGATGCTCCTCGTCTTCGCCCTGGTCATCCTGGCCGCCGAGCGCTTCGGCAAGCAGGACCGTGAGCTGAGCGACCTCACCTGGAAGCACGGCATCTTCTACGGCCTCTGGCAGGCACTCGCCCTCATCCCGGGGGTCTCCCGCAGTGGCGGCACCATCGCCGGTGGTCTCTTCATGGGCTACTCCCGAGAGAGTGCGGCCCGCTACAGCTTCCTGCTGGCCATCCCGGCCGTCATCGCGTCAGGTGGCCTGCAGGTCGTCAAGATCGCGGGTGGCGAGGGGACCGGCGAGACCGGCTGGGGACCGATCATCGTCGCCACGGTCATCGCCTTCGTCGTGGGTTACGCCGTCATCGCGTGGTTCATGAAGTACATCACCACCCACACCTTCACCCCCTTCATGATCTACCGGATCCTGCTCGCCCTGGGGCTCTTCGCCCTGCTGGGTACAGGCACGATCGCGGCGTGA
- a CDS encoding FecCD family ABC transporter permease, which produces MTATTPARRTPRTVLVLVGCVAVLALVCLLSLAVGSKATSLPEVIDALTGRPDAYLATVLDARIERTLLALGVGAALALSGALMQGVTANPLADPGLLGINAGAAAAMVTASAFFGVATGSTASAWVALLGGGVAALVVHMIGTVGGGGASLVRLVLAGAVVAAVLTAYVQGLALSMPQHFDSYRFWVVGSLGDGGLDHLRSVAPFLVVGLVLALLSASGLNALALGSDTATGLGVNTLLLRVTALGAATLLCAAATAAVGPIAFVGLAVPHIVRALVGLDVRRQLLTCLLVGPIVLLGADIIGRVVLRPQELMVGVVTAFVGAPVLLLAVRRLGKRAA; this is translated from the coding sequence GTGACGGCAACCACCCCCGCCCGACGCACCCCACGGACCGTCCTGGTCCTCGTGGGGTGCGTCGCGGTGCTCGCCCTCGTCTGCCTGCTCTCCCTCGCCGTCGGCTCCAAGGCGACGTCGCTGCCGGAGGTGATCGACGCACTCACCGGGCGACCCGACGCCTATCTGGCGACCGTCCTCGACGCACGCATCGAGCGCACGCTCCTGGCCCTCGGGGTGGGGGCGGCACTGGCCCTGTCCGGGGCCCTGATGCAGGGAGTGACCGCCAACCCGCTCGCCGACCCGGGCCTGCTGGGCATCAACGCCGGCGCGGCCGCCGCGATGGTGACCGCGAGCGCCTTCTTCGGTGTCGCGACGGGCTCGACCGCCTCGGCCTGGGTGGCCCTGCTCGGCGGCGGCGTCGCGGCGCTCGTCGTCCACATGATCGGCACCGTCGGTGGCGGCGGTGCGAGCCTGGTCCGCCTGGTCCTCGCCGGGGCCGTGGTCGCGGCCGTGCTCACCGCGTATGTCCAGGGTCTGGCTCTGTCGATGCCCCAGCACTTCGACAGCTACCGCTTCTGGGTGGTCGGCTCCCTCGGTGACGGTGGCCTCGACCACCTGCGCTCGGTGGCCCCCTTCCTCGTCGTCGGGCTGGTCCTCGCCTTGCTCTCGGCGAGCGGCCTCAACGCCCTCGCCCTGGGCTCGGACACGGCGACCGGCCTGGGGGTCAACACGCTGCTGCTGCGCGTCACGGCACTCGGTGCGGCGACCCTGCTCTGCGCGGCGGCCACCGCGGCCGTCGGGCCGATCGCCTTCGTCGGTCTGGCCGTGCCGCACATCGTGCGAGCCCTCGTCGGTCTCGACGTGCGCCGACAGCTGCTCACCTGCCTGCTCGTCGGACCGATCGTCCTGCTCGGTGCGGACATCATCGGTCGGGTCGTGCTGCGACCCCAGGAACTCATGGTGGGCGTGGTGACGGCCTTCGTGGGCGCTCCCGTCCTCCTGCTCGCGGTCCGGCGCCTGGGGAAGCGGGCCGCATGA
- the ndk gene encoding nucleoside-diphosphate kinase, with the protein MTEQTERSLILVKPDGFRRGLTGEVIRRIEAKGYTLAALSVLTPTREQLAAHYAEHEGKPFYEPLLDFMASGPVAAVVIEGQECIKGFRSLAGATKPTEAAPGTIRGDLGRKWAGTVDENIVHGSDSPESAAREIGIWFPSL; encoded by the coding sequence GTGACTGAGCAGACCGAACGTTCCCTGATCCTCGTCAAGCCCGATGGTTTTCGCCGTGGCCTCACCGGTGAGGTGATCCGCCGGATCGAGGCGAAGGGGTACACCCTCGCCGCCCTGTCCGTCCTCACCCCGACCCGTGAGCAGCTGGCAGCGCACTACGCGGAGCACGAGGGCAAGCCCTTCTACGAGCCGCTCCTGGATTTCATGGCCTCCGGCCCCGTCGCGGCCGTCGTCATCGAGGGCCAGGAGTGCATCAAGGGCTTCCGCTCCCTCGCCGGAGCGACCAAGCCGACCGAGGCCGCCCCCGGCACCATCCGTGGCGACCTCGGCCGCAAGTGGGCCGGCACCGTGGACGAAAACATCGTTCACGGCTCGGACTCCCCGGAGTCCGCCGCCCGTGAGATCGGCATCTGGTTCCCGAGCCTCTGA
- a CDS encoding DUF4185 domain-containing protein has product MPTTHPGDLPRRRQVLPPAVTALLVVVVLAEIAWAAFVLAGSDDLEPHGVPAVVAADPVVAESVARGYDDLPGDPFDLHAVRDEDDARSALTDGTARAALVVDLGGSTDRLLLASINDDTLDQAIRERVEEAEHRTGRQVTVDVVGPADADERREAARLAVALALLLGFLLAVGTSLRFGPVAGDLRHGLRRAAVVGALSVGSGALIGLVALHDAGWASVLVPALVAGTAAAFTFGLEALFGWAGLGLTVALFFATGAPVLARVDPYLVGEPWSTLAGLGVPGSGVEAAIAAGTEGEVATGQVAVLLVWLLSSLLVITLARAVRRRRHVPEPVGDEDLGELAGTRAWRVRVLGAVAPLTVAMLALAVVVPRAEVAAAPRLTSLAASSECVRAGSVRSVDDLNRIARLRGTDDFRGGDVGADALLQDDRRVWLFGDTLRGGTTGPTYVRNSMLVTDGRCLRAVVPATGGALIPDRPGGGDHPVGHWPMSTLVDHRTGYDLLYVTTQRVRTTGSGAFDFENLGLSVAVFVVPVGGTPQLLDQRDIGPDRTGREHTTWGAATTLVGTGRDRWVYVYGTANPGTDQAWGYSLRVARVRPDDLVHRSRWRYWDGSGWSRSEADASEMIPARDGVSQTLSVFTRGDRWYALSKRNDLLGSDITVWTADSPTGPWSSGEAVAKVDQGETGQVRYMPLAHPTLFPEDGSVVASYSTNDTDSSRVLEDPLRYRPHFVRVPLPR; this is encoded by the coding sequence GTGCCCACCACCCACCCCGGCGACCTCCCGCGCCGGCGACAGGTCCTGCCGCCGGCCGTCACCGCGCTCCTCGTGGTCGTCGTCCTCGCCGAGATCGCGTGGGCGGCCTTCGTCCTCGCGGGCTCCGACGACCTCGAGCCCCACGGGGTCCCGGCAGTCGTCGCCGCCGACCCGGTCGTCGCCGAGAGCGTGGCCCGCGGGTACGACGACCTGCCGGGTGACCCCTTCGACCTGCACGCGGTACGCGACGAGGACGACGCACGCTCGGCTCTCACCGACGGGACCGCCCGGGCGGCGCTCGTCGTCGACCTCGGCGGCTCCACCGACCGGCTCCTGCTCGCGTCGATCAACGACGACACCCTCGACCAGGCGATCCGCGAGCGGGTCGAGGAGGCCGAGCACCGCACCGGTCGCCAGGTCACCGTCGACGTCGTCGGGCCCGCCGATGCGGACGAGCGAAGGGAGGCCGCCCGCCTGGCCGTCGCCCTCGCGCTGCTCCTCGGCTTCCTCCTCGCCGTCGGGACCAGCCTGCGCTTCGGCCCGGTCGCCGGGGACCTGCGGCACGGGCTGCGTCGCGCGGCCGTCGTCGGGGCGCTGTCCGTGGGCAGCGGTGCGCTCATCGGGCTCGTCGCGCTGCACGACGCCGGCTGGGCGAGCGTGCTCGTGCCGGCCCTCGTCGCGGGCACCGCGGCCGCCTTCACCTTCGGGCTCGAGGCCCTCTTCGGCTGGGCCGGGCTCGGGCTGACGGTCGCTCTCTTCTTCGCCACCGGCGCGCCGGTGCTCGCCCGGGTCGACCCCTACCTCGTCGGCGAGCCCTGGAGCACCCTCGCCGGCCTCGGCGTGCCCGGCTCGGGGGTCGAGGCGGCGATCGCTGCCGGGACCGAAGGGGAGGTCGCGACCGGTCAGGTCGCCGTCCTGCTCGTCTGGCTGCTCTCCTCGCTCCTCGTCATCACCCTGGCCCGCGCCGTCCGTCGGCGCCGGCACGTCCCCGAGCCGGTCGGTGACGAGGACCTGGGCGAGCTCGCCGGCACGCGCGCCTGGCGGGTGCGGGTCCTCGGTGCCGTGGCCCCCCTGACCGTCGCGATGCTCGCGCTCGCCGTCGTCGTGCCCCGCGCCGAGGTGGCCGCCGCTCCCCGGCTGACCTCGCTCGCCGCGAGCTCCGAGTGCGTGCGGGCCGGGTCAGTGCGGTCGGTCGACGACCTCAACCGGATCGCGCGGCTGCGCGGCACGGACGACTTCCGCGGGGGCGACGTCGGCGCCGACGCGCTGCTCCAGGACGACCGGCGCGTCTGGCTCTTCGGCGACACCCTGCGCGGCGGGACCACGGGACCGACCTATGTGCGCAACTCCATGCTCGTGACCGACGGGCGGTGCCTGCGGGCCGTCGTGCCCGCGACCGGTGGCGCGCTCATCCCTGACCGGCCCGGAGGCGGGGACCACCCGGTCGGGCACTGGCCGATGTCGACGCTCGTCGACCACCGCACCGGCTACGACCTGCTCTACGTCACCACCCAGCGCGTGCGCACCACCGGGTCGGGCGCCTTCGACTTCGAGAACCTCGGGCTGTCCGTCGCGGTCTTCGTCGTGCCGGTCGGCGGCACGCCGCAGCTGCTCGACCAGCGCGACATCGGGCCGGACCGCACCGGCCGGGAGCACACCACGTGGGGCGCGGCGACCACCCTCGTCGGGACCGGTCGGGATCGCTGGGTCTACGTCTACGGCACCGCCAACCCGGGCACCGACCAGGCGTGGGGGTACTCCCTTCGCGTGGCGCGGGTGCGGCCCGACGACCTCGTGCACCGGTCCCGCTGGCGCTACTGGGACGGCTCCGGGTGGTCGCGTTCCGAGGCGGACGCGAGCGAGATGATCCCGGCCCGCGACGGTGTCTCGCAGACGCTGAGCGTCTTCACCCGCGGCGACCGGTGGTACGCCCTGAGCAAGCGCAACGACCTGCTCGGCAGCGACATCACCGTGTGGACGGCCGACTCCCCCACCGGGCCGTGGTCCTCCGGCGAGGCGGTGGCGAAGGTCGATCAGGGCGAGACCGGTCAGGTGAGGTACATGCCGCTGGCGCACCCGACGCTCTTCCCGGAGGACGGCAGCGTCGTCGCCTCGTACAGCACCAACGACACCGACAGCTCCCGGGTGCTGGAGGACCCGCTGCGGTACCGGCCGCACTTCGTGCGCGTGCCGCTGCCGCGGTGA
- a CDS encoding iron-siderophore ABC transporter substrate-binding protein, translated as MPLPRLRTAGAATLLTAALALSACGSSDADDAAATSEGSGDGAFPVSIESTLGTAEITEKPEKVVTLGQGSTETSIALGAIPVGMEEYAWAADKTGYTPWVHEAVTDEGGTLPEFVGAGEELDLEKIVELDPDVILAPWSGITQEQYDALDAIAPTVAYPDKAWSIDWDQQIEIIGKALGEQDAAKGLITDLDKQLADEAEKHPEWADHTFSYVYTTPDTLGVFLPTEQRADIVRKLGLKSDPAVKEMKETEGTDSAVIGYENADKLNDSDLIFTFYSDPKAKKQALDNKLYASIPAIKQGAVVSSDDNSFVTASSMINPLTVPYTLERYPEMIDKAIAKADAK; from the coding sequence ATGCCCCTGCCCCGCCTGCGCACCGCCGGTGCCGCCACGCTCCTGACCGCCGCCCTCGCCCTCAGTGCCTGCGGCAGCTCCGACGCCGACGATGCCGCTGCGACGTCCGAGGGCTCCGGCGACGGCGCCTTCCCCGTGAGCATCGAGTCCACCCTCGGCACCGCCGAGATCACCGAGAAGCCCGAGAAGGTCGTCACCCTCGGTCAGGGTTCGACCGAGACCTCGATCGCCCTGGGCGCCATCCCGGTGGGCATGGAGGAGTACGCCTGGGCCGCCGACAAGACGGGCTACACCCCGTGGGTCCACGAGGCCGTCACGGACGAAGGGGGCACCCTCCCCGAGTTCGTCGGTGCCGGTGAGGAGCTCGACCTGGAGAAGATCGTCGAGCTCGACCCCGACGTCATCCTCGCGCCGTGGTCGGGCATCACCCAGGAGCAGTACGACGCGCTGGACGCCATCGCCCCGACGGTCGCCTACCCGGACAAGGCGTGGAGCATCGACTGGGACCAGCAGATCGAGATCATCGGCAAGGCACTGGGTGAGCAGGACGCCGCCAAGGGCCTGATCACCGACCTCGACAAGCAGCTGGCCGACGAGGCCGAGAAGCACCCCGAGTGGGCCGACCACACCTTCTCGTACGTCTACACCACGCCCGACACCCTCGGCGTCTTCCTGCCGACCGAGCAGCGCGCCGACATCGTGCGCAAGCTGGGCCTCAAGAGCGACCCGGCCGTGAAGGAGATGAAGGAGACCGAGGGCACCGACTCGGCGGTCATCGGGTACGAGAACGCGGACAAGCTGAACGACAGCGACCTGATCTTCACCTTCTACAGCGACCCCAAGGCCAAGAAGCAGGCGCTGGACAACAAGCTCTACGCCTCGATCCCCGCGATCAAGCAGGGCGCCGTCGTCTCCAGCGACGACAACTCCTTCGTCACCGCCTCCTCGATGATCAACCCGCTCACCGTGCCCTACACGCTCGAGCGCTATCCCGAGATGATCGACAAGGCGATCGCCAAGGCCGACGCCAAGTGA
- a CDS encoding helix-turn-helix domain-containing protein, whose translation MSEIEQTVRTRLRGLRRAQSLSLDDLAERSHLSPSTISRIETGKRAISLDVLLPLARALRTDVETLLAEDIDEDVVIRPTPTREEGRTTWMLTKATGTTTAMKVRLEPSSRRPQQQVHPGHDWFFVLEGRVQLFLGDRVVMVETGEAAEFETMTPHSFVATGGPAEVIMIFDRDGHRVHRHD comes from the coding sequence ATGAGTGAGATCGAGCAGACCGTCCGCACCCGCCTGCGCGGCCTGCGTCGGGCGCAGTCGCTCTCCCTCGACGACCTGGCCGAGCGCTCCCACCTCAGTCCGTCGACGATCAGCCGCATCGAGACCGGCAAGCGGGCCATCAGCCTGGACGTGCTCCTGCCGCTGGCCCGGGCCCTGCGCACGGACGTGGAGACCCTGCTCGCCGAGGACATCGACGAGGACGTCGTCATCCGTCCGACTCCGACGCGCGAGGAGGGCCGCACGACCTGGATGCTCACCAAGGCCACGGGCACCACGACCGCGATGAAGGTGCGCCTGGAGCCGAGCAGCCGCAGGCCCCAGCAGCAGGTCCACCCGGGGCACGACTGGTTCTTCGTCCTCGAGGGCCGCGTCCAGCTCTTCCTCGGGGACCGGGTCGTCATGGTCGAGACGGGAGAGGCCGCCGAGTTCGAGACGATGACCCCGCACTCCTTCGTCGCCACCGGCGGGCCGGCCGAGGTGATCATGATCTTCGACCGGGACGGACACCGGGTGCATCGCCACGACTGA
- a CDS encoding bifunctional NAD(P)/FAD-dependent oxidoreductase/class I SAM-dependent methyltransferase — translation MSTHHHSTPSVIERHVDVAVVGGSAAGLAATLQLSRQRRSVIVIDSGEPRNAPADQMHSYLGHEGRSPADFLRIAREEVRSYGAEVLTGRADAVTREEAGFRIELSGGHVVHARRVIAATGLTDELPDVPGLMQHWGGAVIHCPFCHGYEARDQRIVSLVTSPMGLHPIPLLRQLTDDLTVLVHEGVSADEPQLQLLRDAGVRVVVARAERVLSDESGALSGIALVDGAVVAADTILVGTRLHARVAPFAGVGLVASDHPSGVATYVEADPMTGATAIPGVYAAGTIAEPMLQVLPTAAAGSRVGSMVSFDLAHEDLEAAARPSAHAADWDGRYSGDLQWSGNPNGSLVAEVEGLAPGSALDVGAGEGGDAIWLAQQGWQVTASDISALALERVGAAARDRGLDIALLQADANASDPFGGVQHDLVTAAYASFPRTPDGRGAANVLDAVAPGGRLVVINHDTQDMDAAVDRADVEQTRPFDHKAFVTTEELVAAIAERPGWTVAVNDRRERPAGAASPQHVHDIVLHARRSA, via the coding sequence ATGAGCACCCACCACCACAGCACCCCGTCCGTCATCGAGCGCCACGTCGACGTGGCCGTCGTCGGCGGCTCAGCCGCCGGCCTCGCCGCGACCCTGCAGCTCTCCCGGCAGCGCCGGTCGGTCATCGTCATCGACTCCGGTGAGCCGCGCAATGCCCCCGCTGACCAGATGCACAGCTATCTCGGCCACGAGGGGCGCTCGCCGGCCGACTTCCTGCGGATCGCCCGCGAGGAGGTGCGCTCCTACGGCGCCGAGGTCCTCACCGGCCGGGCCGATGCAGTCACCCGCGAGGAGGCCGGCTTCCGCATCGAGCTCAGCGGGGGCCACGTCGTGCACGCCCGCCGCGTCATCGCCGCGACGGGCCTGACCGACGAGCTGCCCGATGTGCCCGGGCTGATGCAGCACTGGGGCGGTGCGGTGATCCACTGCCCCTTCTGCCACGGCTACGAGGCCCGTGACCAGCGGATCGTCTCGCTCGTGACCTCGCCCATGGGGCTGCACCCGATCCCGCTGCTCCGTCAGCTCACCGACGATCTGACCGTGCTCGTCCACGAGGGCGTGTCCGCCGACGAGCCGCAGCTGCAGCTGCTGCGTGACGCCGGCGTCCGGGTCGTCGTGGCCCGCGCCGAGCGCGTCCTGAGCGACGAGAGCGGGGCACTGAGCGGGATCGCCCTGGTGGACGGCGCCGTCGTCGCTGCCGACACGATCCTGGTCGGGACCCGCCTGCACGCCCGGGTCGCCCCCTTCGCCGGGGTGGGACTGGTCGCCAGCGACCACCCGAGCGGGGTCGCCACGTACGTCGAGGCCGACCCGATGACCGGCGCGACCGCCATCCCCGGGGTCTACGCCGCGGGGACCATCGCGGAGCCCATGCTCCAGGTCCTGCCGACCGCCGCTGCGGGCAGCCGCGTGGGCAGCATGGTCAGCTTCGACCTGGCCCACGAGGACCTGGAGGCCGCGGCCCGACCCAGCGCCCACGCCGCGGACTGGGACGGGCGGTACTCCGGCGACCTGCAGTGGAGTGGCAACCCCAACGGGTCGCTCGTCGCCGAGGTCGAGGGCCTCGCGCCCGGCTCCGCCCTCGACGTCGGTGCTGGCGAAGGGGGCGACGCCATCTGGTTGGCGCAGCAGGGGTGGCAGGTTACGGCCAGCGACATCTCCGCCCTGGCCCTGGAGCGGGTCGGTGCGGCCGCTCGCGATCGCGGGCTCGACATCGCGCTGCTGCAGGCCGACGCCAACGCGTCGGACCCTTTCGGTGGCGTGCAGCACGACCTGGTGACCGCCGCCTACGCCTCCTTCCCACGCACCCCGGACGGACGCGGTGCGGCCAATGTGCTCGACGCCGTCGCACCCGGAGGTCGTCTGGTCGTCATCAACCACGACACCCAGGACATGGACGCAGCCGTGGATCGGGCCGACGTCGAGCAGACCCGGCCCTTCGACCACAAGGCCTTCGTCACCACCGAGGAGCTGGTGGCCGCCATCGCCGAGCGGCCGGGCTGGACCGTCGCGGTCAACGACCGTCGGGAGCGCCCGGCAGGCGCCGCCTCCCCCCAGCACGTGCACGACATCGTCCTGCATGCACGGCGCAGCGCCTGA